In Saccharomyces eubayanus strain FM1318 chromosome XIII, whole genome shotgun sequence, one DNA window encodes the following:
- the PRM6 gene encoding pheromone-regulated K(+) transporter PRM6, whose product MGLTSQKLRFQDIDMSLIPAAKWSTKLQYLLYSWCQTILHLAMFSSDVYTCIKLLAFNTWSNNIIQPFLAFRISKWLFSGCILCSTVILIIELIIGLKVYKRKEITSNYMNGISRLINCLFNFKKYQIFEMIVLSDEKKFSKWLFFSYFEISGCLKLVFGDSPRQIINGLTLWSVLLTVSNENNSNTNGTQSLSNLDNLNGIINKIKHIAKTNYEESVILSFMLFSFIIWVILISKLTISVIIFVISIHPRFLPNEMKAKGYELKLKKYVSKVIDENLSKTVRKLGILRDDEEDRTIYGDDEMKKVVDYDSTDYGDENTIPSYYCYSDGEVFERVYTPTKVYFPQNYKYKCM is encoded by the coding sequence ATGGGACTAACTTCACAAAAATTGAGATTTCAAGACATTGATATGAGTCTAATTCCTGCAGCAAAATGGTCTACAAAGTTACAGTACTTATTATACAGTTGGTGTCAGACAATATTACATTTGGCGATGTTTTCATCAGATGTATATACATGCATTAAATTGCTGGCATTCAATACATGGTCAAACAATATTATCCAACCTTTCTTGGCGTTCCGAATTTCCAAGTGGTTGTTTAGTGGGTGCATACTGTGCTCTACAGTTATACTAATCATAGAGCTGATAATTGGGTTGAAAGtgtataaaagaaaagagattACATCAAATTATATGAATGGAATTAGCAGGTTAATAAattgtcttttcaatttcaaaaagtacCAAATTTTTGAGATGATAGTGTTGagtgatgaaaaaaaattcagtaaatggttatttttttcatattttgaaatcagTGGATGCTTGAAGCTAGTATTTGGTGATTCTCCGAgacaaataataaatggATTAACTTTATGGTCAGTTTTACTGACAGTTTccaatgaaaacaacagTAATACTAACGGCACACAAAGTTTGAGTAATTTAGACAACCTGAATGGTATAATAAACAAGATAAAACATATTGCCAAGACAAATTATGAAGAAAGTGTGATTTTGTCTTTCATGctattttcctttatcaTATGGGTGATTTTAATAAGTAAACTAACTATAAGTGTGATAATATTCGTTATATCTATACATCCAAGATTCTTACCTAACGAAATGAAGGCCAAAGGGTATGAGTTAAAACTAAAGAAATATGTGTCCAAGGTCATCGATGAGAATTTGAGTAAGACGGTTCGTAAATTGGGGATACTGAGAGATGATGAGGAAGATAGAACCATATATGGGGACGACgagatgaaaaaagtagtCGATTACGACAGCACCGATTATGGTGACGAAAATACAATACCGAGTTATTACTGTTACTCAGATGGAGAGGTGTTCGAAAGAGTGTATACGCCTACAAAAGTATATTTCCCACAAAATTATAAATACAAGTGTATGTGA
- the PRP39 gene encoding Prp39p — translation MTDETNFTIEVIEPRADALRGLDSLFLQDNAALVQTYRNMDWSDISSLTQMVDVIEQTVVKYGDPNDSIKLALETILWQILRKYPLLFGFWKRFTTIEYQLFGLKKSIEVLATSVKWFPTSLELWCDYLNVLCVNNPNEKDFIRNNFHIAKDLIGEQFLSHPFWDKFIEFEVRQENWENVQTIYEYIIEIPLHQYARFFTSYKKLLNERNFKPKRDIDTVLRRTQTIVNEIWQFESKIKQPFFNLGQVLQDDLKNWSQYLNFVTNPSKSLDKKFIMSIFDRCLIPCVYNEKVWLMYINWLTREDSYEITVGIYQKASKVLPLDFKTLRYDFIKYLKKNYRLNNVLFSKIFNETVSHFLNIWPNDVSLMTEYICMWKRHSFKNSLDQPPREILEKQTSFAKILETSITNYLTKQTDPRVHLQTLINDKNLSIVVVELIKTTWLVLKNNMQTRKYFNFYQKNSLIKDSVPFWLTYYKFEKSNVNFTRLNKFIKELGVEIYLPTTIMNDILTDYKTFYLMHSNIVAYETSTLDSNDFDPILYPEMKISNPQYEPVAGVKPNAEWYKRTEWKEAGHVGIMIERPQISNSIIECNSRNLVQKPITLPNFRNLEKINQVKINDLYTEEFLKERK, via the coding sequence atGACAGATGAAACAAACTTCACAATAGAAGTGATCGAGCCTAGGGCAGATGCCCTTCGAGGTCTAGACTCCCTGTTCCTACAAGATAATGCAGCACTAGTGCAGACTTATCGCAACATGGACTGGTCAGATATTTCCTCATTAACTCAAATGGTAGACGTTATAGAGCAAACAGTAGTGAAATATGGTGATCCAAATGATTCAATTAAATTGGCTTTGGAAACTATCCTTTGGCAAATATTAAGAAAATATCCTTTATTGTTTggattttggaaaaggttCACCACAATAGAGTACCAGTTGTTTGGCCTTAAGAAATCGATTGAAGTTCTCGCCACTTCGGTCAAATGGTTCCCAACTTCACTAGAGTTGTGGTGCGATTATTTGAATGTCTTATGTGTGAATAATCCCAACGAGAAGGACTTTATCAGAAACAACTTTCATATCGCCAAAGACCTTATCGGTGAACAATTTCTGTCACATCCATTTTGGGATAAGTTTATAGAATTTGAGGTTAGGCAGGAGAATTGGGAGAACGTTCAAACAATATACGAGTACATTATTGAGATTCCTTTGCACCAGTACGCAAGATTCTTTACATCCTATAAAAAGCTTCTTAATGAAAGGAATTTCAAACCGAAGAGAGATATTGATACAGTATTGAGAAGGACACAAACAATCGTAAATGAGATATGGCAGTTTGAGTCGAAGATCAAACAGCCATTTTTTAACTTAGGCCAAGTTCTGCAagatgatttgaagaattggtCTCAGTATCTGAATTTTGTGACGAACCCTTCCAAATCCCTGgacaaaaaattcataatGTCCATTTTTGACAGGTGTTTAATTCCTTGTGtttataatgaaaaagtgTGGCTCATGTACATTAACTGGCTAACAAGGGAAGATTCTTACGAGATAACAGTGGGGATTTATCAAAAAGCAAGCAAGGTATTACCGTTAGACTTCAAAACTTTGAGGTacgattttatcaaatatttgaagaaaaactaccGATTAAATAACGTTCTATTCAGCAAGATATTCAATGAAACGGTATCgcattttttaaatatttggcCCAATGATGTTTCGCTTATGACGGAATACATTTGTATGTGGAAGAGACACTCTTTCAAGAACTCTTTAGATCAACCGCCTAGAGAAATTCTAGAGAAACAAACTTCGTTTGCTAAAATTTTAGAGACTTCAATCACCAATTATTTGACCAAGCAAACTGACCCCAGAGTACATTTACAAACGTTgataaatgataaaaactTAAGTATAGTAGTGGTAGAACTGATAAAGACCACATGGTTAGTACTTAAAAATAACATGCAAACGAGAAAGTATTTCAActtttaccaaaaaaattctctCATCAAGGACTCAGTGCCGTTTTGGTTAACTTATTACAAATTCGAGAAGAGTAATGTAAATTTTACTAGACTGAATAAATTTATCAAGGAGCTGGGCGTAGAAATATATTTACCGACAACGATAATGAACGATATCCTGACAGACTACAAAACATTTTACTTAATGCATTCAAATATTGTTGCATATGAAACTTCAACTTTGGATTCAAACGATTTCGATCCTATTTTATATCCTGAAATGAAAATCTCGAATCCACAATACGAACCAGTCGCGGGAGTAAAGCCGAATGCCGAATGGTATAAAAGAACAGAATGGAAAGAAGCTGGTCACGTCGGGATAATGATAGAAAGACCACAGATATCGAACAGTATAATTGAGTgcaattcaagaaatttagTTCAAAAGCCTATTACGTTACCAAATTTTAGAAACCTGGAGAAAATAAACCAGGTTAAAATTAATGATTTATATAcagaagaatttttaaagGAAAGGAAATGA
- the RRN11 gene encoding Rrn11p produces MFEVPITLTNKKFAQRRKLKYQYINHLSRRFDRITKKINTTDSLPTPENSAAENNDEDYEDDEEERNYESDVGESSVRQQTKRRRERHWKSVIGELYSSTETESDSQEEDVQEGDQVEHETRPKEEDTDEERKFWKKYEKPEKSFEVWQTVSSQNRSPINKQKITYHNFKKIEKNSLRKMEIPLLHCTKENKLYFQLLAKGLEPLQSPTSAARNYQTRHIITLTNLLHLNVSRHNWPLAYKIFATLIRIPNVQIKSIWGIGVKILDNSPNSSSSLDFLKWMCQVYSSKSRFVQNVNYRSVVPPFQTGSRTHTSKFAITYLWSSLINCQKAIESSNVTDNQYEVENSRLEELIDKISEWVLIPPFMEDAEVYFIYASCHLLKADILSRQFVNDNRNSDLVGLNKDININQVIKHIHYVKVFLQTCLEKGGFTIPSRLIENQLKSFESRLYGEAHDIREREMVDDYGNTDNSSADNSFGDVYETNAEFLDTQLMDLPPIENEMAENHYSDEDSSE; encoded by the coding sequence ATGTTTGAAGTCCCTATAACTTTGACTAATAAGAAGTTTGCTCAAAGAAGGAAGTTGAAATATCAATACATAAATCACCTCTCTAGAAGATTTGACAGAATCACCAAGAAAATTAATACTACAGACAGCTTGCCCACACCCGAAAATTCCGCAGCTGAAAACAATGACGAAGACtatgaagatgatgaagaagaacgaaATTATGAAAGTGATGTTGGTGAAAGCTCGGTACGGCAGCAGacgaaaagaagaagagaaagacaTTGGAAAAGTGTGATTGGGGAGCTCTATTCTAGTACAGAAACTGAATCCGACTCTCAAGAGGAGGACGTTCAAGAAGGTGATCAAGTCGAACATGAGACTAGACCGAAGGAAGAAGATACTGAtgaggaaagaaaattttggaaaaaatacgAAAAGCCCgaaaaaagttttgaagtTTGGCAAACGGTGTCTTCACAAAACAGAAGCCCCattaataaacaaaaaataactTATcataatttcaaaaaaattgaaaagaattccTTAAGGAAAATGGAAATTCCGCTTTTGCATTGTACGAAGGAAAATAAACTCTATTTTCAGCTCTTAGCCAAAGGTTTAGAACCTTTGCAAAGCCCAACATCTGCAGCGAGAAACTACCAAACAAGACATATAATAACATTGACCAATCTTCTGCATTTGAATGTATCAAGACATAACTGGCCTCTTgcatataaaatatttgcCACATTGATAAGAATTCCGAACGTACAGATCAAGTCTATTTGGGGTATTGGCGTTAAGATACTAGATAACTCGCCAAATTCGTCAAGTAGTCTTGACTTTCTAAAATGGATGTGTCAAGTTTATTCATCCAAGTCAAGATTCGTTCAAAACGTCAACTACCGTTCCGTTGTCCCCCCTTTCCAAACTGGTTCTAGAACACATACATCAAAATTTGCCATTACCTACTTATGGTCCTCTTTAATTAATTGTCAAAAAGCGATAGAATCGTCAAACGTTACCGATAATCAATATGAAGTGGAAAATAGCCGACTAGAAGAATTGATAGACAAGATATCAGAATGGGTATTGATCCCTCCATTTATGGAAGACGCCGAGGTTTATTTTATCTATGCATCTTGCCATTTACTAAAAGCCGATATTTTATCGAGGCAATTTGTCAATGATAACAGAAACAGCGACCTAGTTGGGCTGAATAAGGACATAAATATCAATCAAGTGATAAAGCATATACATTATGTTAAGGTATTTTTACAAACATGTTTGGAAAAAGGCGGATTTACAATCCCAAGTAGATTGATTGAAAATCAATTAAAAAGCTTTGAGTCAAGATTGTACGGGGAAGCACACGATATACGTGAGAGAGAAATGGTAGATGATTATGGTAACACGGACAACAGTTCAGCGGATAATTCATTCGGAGACGTGTATGAAACTAATGCAGAGTTTCTAGATACACAATTAATGGATTTACCACCGATAGAAAATGAGATGGCCGAAAATCATTACAGCGATGAAGACTCAAGCGAGTGA
- the CAT2 gene encoding carnitine O-acetyltransferase CAT2, with protein MKICNLGALANLKHLPIISRRAMHSATVNYSSQQVQFPMETNNGEHYWAEKPNKFYQEKRPNFQGATFAKQQDLPSLPVPELNSTLDKYLQTIRPFCNDVETFERQQLLCKDFLENMGPVLQNRLMEYSSDKRNWMSKFWDDQSYLQYNDPIIPYVSYFYSHKPLPNHLSKIDNDPLVKATAIISTVVKFIEAIKDESLPAETIKGTPFCMNSFSLMFNNSRLPGNPQDNQDTNIFYSIYENNFITVAHKGRFYKLMTHDGDKKPLSENEIWKQLYSVVFQGSQPGPKLGGVGSLTSLPRDQWREVYLDLVKDPISQDSLETIHKSSFMLCLDLDQSPVTLEEKSRNCWHGDGINRFYDKSLQFLVTGNGSSGFLAEHSKMDGTPTLFMNNFVCQQLKKLNANEFLEKVFTPSGKATFKPMELPFTITPQINKAIESAQFQFKETMNEHDLRVWHYNKFGKTFIKNHGMSPDAFIQQVIQLAVFKYLKRPLPTYEAASTRKYFKGRTETGRSVSTASSEFVSKWQNGNISDAEKVQALRRAAKEHSHYLKNAANGNGVDRHFFGLKNMINSNDNQVPPLFKDSLFNFSSTWLISTSQLSSEYFDGYGWSQVYDNGFGLAYMLNNDWLHINIVNKPAKSGLSVNKLHYYLSQAADEICEALEKENKLKAKL; from the coding sequence ATGAAAATCTGTAACTTGGGAGCTTTAGCAAACCTGAAACATCTTCCCATAATATCAAGGAGAGCAATGCACTCAGCAACTGTCAACTACTCCTCTCAACAGGTTCAATTTCCCATGGAGACAAACAATGGGGAACACTATTGGGCGGAAAAGCCAAATAAATTTTACCAGGAGAAAAGACCGAATTTCCAGGGCGCTACTTTTGCTAAACAACAAGATTTACCGTCATTACCTGTGCCAGAGTTAAATTCCACCCTTGATAAGTATTTACAGACAATTCGTCCATTTTGCAACGACGTGGAGACCTTTGAAAGACAGCAGTTGTTATGTAAGGACTTCTTGGAGAATATGGGGCCTGTTTTACAAAATCGGTTAATGGAGTACTCTAGTGATAAGAGAAATTGGATGTCCAAGTTTTGGGACGATCAATCGTACTTGCAATATAACGATCCAATTATTCCGTACGTTTCTTATTTCTACTCTCACAAACCACTACCCAATCATTTATCCAAAATCGATAACGATCCTTTAGTTAAAGCCACTGCAATCATATCAACAGTAGTTAAATTTATTGAAGCTATTAAAGACGAATCTTTACCTGCAGAAACTATCAAAGGCACACCGTTCTGTATGAatagtttttcattgatgTTCAATAATTCAAGATTACCTGGTAACCCACAGGATAACCAAGATACAAACATTTTCTACTCAATTTATGAAAACAATTTTATAACTGTTGCTCATAAAGGTAGATTTTACAAATTAATGACCCACGATGGTGATAAAAAACCGCTTTCGGAAAACGAAATTTGGAAACAACTGTATTCTGTAGTTTTCCAAGGATCACAGCCCGGACCCAAGCTAGGAGGTGTTGGTTCTTTAACTTCTCTGCCTCGTGATCAATGGCGTGAGGTTTATTTAGACTTGGTGAAAGACCCTATTTCTCAAGATTCATTAGAAACAATTCACAAATCTTCCTTTATGCTATGTTTGGATCTTGATCAATCTCCTGTTACTTTAGAGGAAAAATCCAGGAACTGCTGGCACGGTGATGGTATTAATAGATTTTACGATAAATCTTTACAGTTTCTAGTCACTGGTAATGGCTCATCAGGTTTCTTAGCTGAACATTCGAAAATGGATGGTACGCCAACTTTATTCATGAATAACTTCGTTTGTCAGCagttaaagaaattaaatgcaaatgaatttttggaaaaagtgTTTACACCATCAGGCAAAGCAACATTTAAACCTATGGAATTACCGTTCACGATCACTCCACAAATCAACAAGGCCATTGAATCTGCtcaatttcaatttaaGGAAACGATGAATGAGCATGATTTACGTGTCTGGCACTACAACAAATTTGGTAAAACTTTTATAAAGAATCACGGTATGTCACCTGATGCATTTATTCAACAGGTTATTCAATTGgctgttttcaaataccTAAAACGTCCGCTACCCACCTATGAGGCTGCGtctacaagaaaatatttcaaaggTCGTACTGAAACTGGTAGATCTGTATCAACTGCTTCTTCAGAATTTGTTTCTAAGTGGCAGAACGGAAACATCTCTGACGCTGAAAAGGTTCAGGCTTTGAGACGTGCTGCCAAGGAACATTCTCactatttaaaaaatgcTGCAAATGGCAATGGGGTTGACcgtcatttttttggtttgaaaAACATGATCAACTCTAATGACAACCAAGTCCCACcccttttcaaagattcaTTATTTAATTTCTCTTCAACTTGGTTGATCTCCACATCGCAGCTATCATCAGAATACTTCGATGGTTATGGCTGGTCTCAAGTATATGACAACGGGTTTGGGTTAGCATACATGCTTAACAACGACTGGTTGCATATTAATATCGTGAACAAACCAGCCAAGAGTGGGTTAAGCGTTAATAAATtacattattatttatccCAAGCTGCAGATGAAATTTGCGAggctttggaaaaagaaaacaaactaaaAGCAAAGTTATGA
- the VPS71 gene encoding Vps71p translates to MKTLVEEIDKRTYNPNSYFTSLDPQARRYTSKKINKHGTTSTSRPVKRINYSLADLEAKLYTSRPDGDANNISGQDDRKGKNSNSFEERYTPQELLQSNRRFMELNTENLSDLPNVPTLLSDLTSVPRDRIESTTKPISQTSDGLSALVGGASFGKEHSKYGHGWVLKPETLREVQLSYKSTKLPKPKRKNTNRIVALKKVLSSKRNLHSFLDSALLNMMDKNVIYHNVYNKRYFKVLPLITTCSICGGYDSISSCVNCGSKICSISCFKLHNETRCRNR, encoded by the coding sequence ATGAAAACACTAGTTGAAGAGATTGATAAAAGGACATATAATCCCAATTCGTATTTCACATCGTTGGACCCTCAAGCACGTCGATATActtctaaaaaaattaacaagCATGGCACAACATCTACGTCCAGGCCCGTAAAACGCATAAACTATTCGCTAGCCGATTTAGAGGCTAAGCTCTACACTTCCAGGCCGGACGGTGATGCTAATAATATCAGTGGACAGGATGATCGAAAAGGTAAGAATTCGAACTCATTTGAGGAAAGATATACACCACAGGAGCTTCTCCAGTCGAACAGGAGGTTTATGGAACTGAATACAGAGAACCTGTCAGATTTGCCCAATGTGCCAACTTTATTGAGTGATCTGACCAGCGTACCACGAGATAGAATCGAATCGACCACGAAACCAATCTCCCAGACTTCAGACGGTCTCTCCGCATTGGTTGGTGGTGCATCTTTTGGGAAAGAGCACTCCAAGTACGGTCATGGTTGGGTACTGAAGCCGGAGACTTTAAGGGAGGTTCAATTATCTTATAAGTCTACAAAACTACCTAAACcgaagagaaaaaatactaATCGTATTGTAGCATTAAAGAAAGTTTTGAgttcaaagagaaatttgCATTCGTTTCTGGATTCAGCCCTTCTAAACATGATGGACAAGAATGTTATTTATCATAACGTTTATAATAAGAGGTATTTCAAAGTCTTGCCCCTGATTACCACATGCTCTATATGCGGAGGTTATGACAGTATTTCGAGTTGTGTTAATTGCGGTAGTAAGATTTGTTCTATAAGCTGTTTTAAACTGCATAATGAAACTAGGTGCAGAAATAGATAG
- the YMD8 gene encoding Ymd8p, with protein sequence MNKTLFFAFLFGWYFCSITLSIYNRWMFDPKDGLGIGYPVLVTSFHQTILWLLSGMYIKVRHTPVRNVMRRDNKVNWSFFLKFLVPTAIASAGDVGLSNVSFKYVPLTVYTIIKSSSIAFVLLFGCIFKLERFHWKLAIVVTIMFGGVALMVFKPMDPKSAENDQALIIFGSFLVLASSCLSGLRWVYTQLVLRNNPLQTDVVAVEESNDTLFAVNEENADDEPIVNPANNKMLENSRGGKPHPIHTIYQLAPIMAITLLLTSLLVERPFPGIFHSSLFKFNVGNGSGDTETSILSIAKGFVLMILPGFAVFLLTICEFSILEQTPVLTVSIAGIVKEVLTIIFGMIILSERLSGVYNWLGMLIIMMDVCYYNYFRYKQDSIQKYRLTSAEDSDKELEGLQTFEHLGSKKSAPYSITVDLTNQEYELDMIAQNASHSSQQV encoded by the coding sequence ATGAATAAGACTCTCTTCTTTGCATTTCTGTTCGGATGGTATTTCTGTTCGATAACACTCTCCATATATAACAGATGGATGTTTGATCCGAAGGACGGATTAGGTATTGGATACCCTGTCTTGGTGACGTCGTTCCACCAAACTATCCTATGGTTACTGTCCGGGATGTATATCAAGGTTAGACATACACCAGTAAGGAATGTAATGAGACGAGATAATAAAGTCAACTGGAGTTTTTTCCTAAAATTTTTAGTTCCTACAGCAATTGCTTCTGCAGGTGATGTGGGGCTCAGTAATGTTTCGTTTAAGTATGTTCCATTGACGGTTTATACTATTATCAAATCTTCCAGTATTgcctttgttcttttatttgGTTGCATCTTCAAACTGGAGAGATTCCATTGGAAATTGGCTATTGTGGTAACTATCATGTTCGGAGGTGTGGCATTAATGGTTTTTAAACCAATGGACCCAAAGAGTGCTGAAAATGACCAGGCCTTGATAATTTTCGGCAGTTTCCTTGTCTTGGCAAGCAGTTGTCTTTCCGGATTGAGATGGGTTTATACGCAGTTGGTATTAAGGAATAATCCACTTCAAACCGACGTGGTAGCCGTAGAAGAATCTAATGATACCCTCTTCGCGGTAAACGAGGAAAATGCGGATGATGAACCTATTGTTAATCCCGCTAATAACAAGATGCTAGAAAACTCAAGAGGGGGCAAGCCACACCCAATCCATACGATATACCAGTTGGCTCCGATAATGGCAATAACTCTGTTACTTACATCCTTACTCGTGGAAAGACCATTTCCTGGCATATTTCATTCTAGCTTATTTAAGTTTAACGTCGGAAATGGCAGTGGTGATACAGAAACAAGTATTTTGTCCATCGCAAAGGGCTTTGTCTTAATGATTTTGCCAGGCTTTGCAGTCTTTTTGTTAACAATTTGTGAGTTCAGTATTCTAGAACAAACACCCGTATTGACTGTATCTATTGCTGGTATCGTAAAGGAAGTTTTGACAATTATATTTGGTATGATTATTCTTTCCGAAAGGTTAAGCGGGGTTTATAATTGGTTAGGTATGCTGATCATTATGATGGATGTTTGCTACTATAATTATTTCAGGTATAAACAAGACTCAATACAGAAGTATAGACTAACTTCAGCTGAAGATAGCGACAAAGAATTAGAGGGGCTTCAAACCTTCGAACACTTAGGAAGCAAAAAAAGCGCACCTTATTCTATTACTGTTGACTTAACAAACCAAGAGTATGAGCTTGATATGATTGCTCAAAACGCTAGCCATTCATCCCAGCAGGTCTGA
- the LFT1 gene encoding Lft1p, with protein sequence MDEDKLVDQLLSKEDSSRDDHCKPKNEDVSLYGLLDEVSNGRRLMNCLFHSSMQVGTRLSTNKLDQKCRQILRDWTDEEKTMAMDSGGLQLDAPVLFSWSHNSASTSVQGNTNTNLKGSTHGGKKRTKITTSSQLFDKASAEISRCISQTTNSWMVDESTNASETNGIDNDKPSSSWASSSFKVDPLQKFVVKQLPKPKKKPESDQAKKNKTKRKSFFGFWGHSSSKSSSKKKPEKPIEIEADVHEEAGTPSPPLDEDASSHNVCTTQSNQESINSQQVEPVESEVSVENTHSDHGEFEEFKQATVHANDLLSCEPSIANPPSLNLGSFVPLQPKKKTS encoded by the coding sequence ATGGACGAGGATAAATTAGTTGACCAGTTATTGAGCAAAGAAGATAGCTCTCGGGACGATCACTgtaaaccaaaaaatgaagatgtGTCGCTATATGGGTTACTAGATGAGGTTTCCAACGGTAGGAGGTTGATGAACTGCTTGTTCCATTCATCTATGCAGGTCGGAACTAGATTGAGTACCAACAAACTGGATCAGAAATGTCGACAAATTCTGAGAGATTGGACCGATGAGGAAAAAACTATGGCTATGGATTCTGGTGGTTTACAACTAGATGCACCAGTTCTGTTTTCTTGGAGCCATAATTCAGCATCCACGTCTGTGCAAGGCAATACAAATACAAACTTGAAGGGTTCTACACACGGtgggaagaaaaggacTAAAATTACCACTAGCAGCCAATTATTTGATAAGGCTTCCGCAGAAATTAGCAGATGTATAAGCCAGACTACAAATAGTTGGATGGTGGATGAGAGCACTAACGCGAGTGAGACAAATGGCATCGACAACGACAAACCGTCCTCTTCATGGGCTAGTTCCAGCTTCAAAGTGGATCCTCTCCAGAAATTTGTTGTCAAGCAATTGccaaaaccaaagaagaaacctGAAAGTGAtcaagcaaagaaaaacaagacgaaaaggaagagcTTTTTTGGATTCTGGGGCCATTCTAGTTCCAAATCGAGctcaaaaaagaagccCGAGAAGCCTATCGAAATTGAAGCCGATGTTCACGAAGAAGCGGGAACTCCTAGCCCGCCACTGGATGAAGATGCTAGCTCCCACAATGTATGCACTACACAATCAAATCAAGAAAGCATAAATAGCCAACAAGTTGAGCCCGTAGAAAGTGAAGTTTCAGTCGAAAACACCCACAGCGACCATGGTGAGTTCgaagaattcaaacaaGCAACTGTACACGCCAACgatcttctttcttgcGAGCCCAGTATAGCCAACCCCCCTTCGTTGAACTTGGGCTCATTTGTGCCATTgcaaccaaaaaagaaaacctcATAG
- the CGI121 gene encoding Cgi121p — MRTRNLNSECVLCLSPTSNISDAFQKFGIKDDSTELICLNFHNNTSDLDKEQLAKELSSIVTGVEIEFNDKNLSRFYDETLIRKIYKLNNDFKPEGVKDLSRALVNAIQLRGI; from the exons AtgagaacaagaaatttgaattcTGAGTGTGTATTGTGCCTTTCACCCACTTCCAATATCAGCGATgccttccaaaaatttggaattAAAGACGATTCAACAGAGCTTATCTGCCTAAACTTTCACAATAACACCAGTGATTTGGATAAAGAACAATTGGCCAAGGAATTATCTTCTATAGTGACCGGTGTAGAGATCGAGTTTAACGATAAGAATTTATCAAGGTTTTATGACGAAACACTCATAAGAAAA ATTTATAAATTGAACAATGATTTCAAGCCTGAAGGTGTTAAAGACCTTTCAAGGGCTTTGGTAAATGCCATTCAACTAAGAGGTATATAG